In Luteimonas viscosa, the genomic window TCCAGCAGCCACCACGCCCAGCCGACGCCGAACAGCGGGATCAGGTAGGTGACGGTCGAGGCGCGATTGGCGCCGATGCGGCCGATCAGGCGGTAATACAGCACGAACGCGGCGCCGGTGCACAGCACGCCGAGCGCCGCGGCCGACCACCACGACGCGGCCGGGATCAGCTGCGGCGGCCACCAGGCGATGGCCAGCGGCAGCGTGAGCAGCGCCCCGACGCCGAGCGTGGCGGATGCGACCGCGGCCGGCGGCAGGCCGGTGAGGTGGCGGCGGACCAGGTTGATGCCGAGCCCGTACAGCAGCGAGGCCGCGGCGCCGGCGAGCGCGGCCGCGCCCACGCTCATGCCCGCGATCTTGCCGCTGGCCAGTACCACGACGCCGACGAACCCGACCAGCAGCGCCACCGAGCGGCGCGTGCCGATGCGCTCGCCGAAGAACAGGAATCCCACCAGCGCGGTGAACAGCACGGTCATCGCGTTGGCGATCGC contains:
- a CDS encoding DMT family transporter, with protein sequence MSSPNVAVAQAPGEELRGWLTPLELCVLGAIWGASFLFMRIAADDFGPAPLVEVRLALGSLVLLPFLWRARARFPLRLWPKLALIGAINSAVPFLLFAWAAQRAPAGIGAIANAMTVLFTALVGFLFFGERIGTRRSVALLVGFVGVVVLASGKIAGMSVGAAALAGAAASLLYGLGINLVRRHLTGLPPAAVASATLGVGALLTLPLAIAWWPPQLIPAASWWSAAALGVLCTGAAFVLYYRLIGRIGANRASTVTYLIPLFGVGWAWWLLDEPLTWSMALAGALILGSVAFSQRASR